Proteins co-encoded in one Methylomonas albis genomic window:
- a CDS encoding vanadium-dependent haloperoxidase, with protein MHSKTTELSISKGRIGILAGTILLALSSPARAAVPGVDPNENVLLQWNDAVLEAIRETHPGPPMVARMLAVLNTSTFDAWAAFDNKARGTRFGPTLKAPANILNDAGKKEAIAYAAFRAASDLFPQSAQQQYFKDLMAQQGYDPNNATTNKNTAAGIGNVAAGAVLTYRHQDKSNQLGNINGGAPYSDWTGYQPVNTPDQINDPNRWQPLRVSDGHGGTVVQKFIAPHWGRVLPFGIKDWDKDVVTPVRKEIKQRTGRVGPATVDQPEYREQALQVIAYSASLTDQQKVIAEFWADGPSSELPPGHWNLFAQTVSHRDNHNLDQDIKQFFAVSNTVFDTSIAIWGAKVKFDSVRPVTAIHYLFGGHTINAWAGPYQGTQSIDGQNWEPYQASTVVTPPFSEYPSGHSAFSSAAAEALKRFTGSDVFGDTYTQSAGVSRVESGQVPAADISLSWATFSDAADEAAISRRYGGIHFVDGDVDSRQMGRRVAKLDWPVIQYYFGNSNSKEWHEDEHDHDD; from the coding sequence ATGCATTCAAAAACAACCGAACTTTCTATTTCTAAAGGTCGAATAGGGATCCTAGCGGGAACGATCTTATTGGCATTGTCATCTCCGGCGCGAGCTGCGGTGCCGGGTGTAGATCCAAACGAGAACGTTCTTTTACAGTGGAATGATGCCGTATTGGAAGCAATTCGAGAAACCCATCCAGGGCCACCAATGGTTGCTAGGATGTTGGCTGTTTTAAATACCAGCACTTTCGATGCCTGGGCGGCCTTTGACAACAAAGCCCGTGGTACACGTTTTGGACCGACATTGAAGGCACCGGCGAATATCCTTAATGATGCAGGTAAAAAAGAAGCGATAGCGTATGCTGCCTTCCGTGCTGCCTCGGATTTATTTCCACAGTCCGCTCAACAACAGTATTTCAAGGATCTAATGGCTCAGCAAGGTTACGATCCTAATAACGCTACAACGAACAAGAACACAGCAGCAGGTATTGGTAATGTTGCAGCGGGTGCTGTATTGACTTATCGCCATCAAGATAAATCCAATCAATTGGGTAATATCAACGGTGGTGCGCCATATTCCGATTGGACCGGATATCAGCCAGTTAACACACCGGATCAAATCAACGACCCGAATCGCTGGCAACCGCTCCGAGTATCGGATGGCCACGGCGGCACTGTAGTCCAGAAATTTATAGCACCGCATTGGGGACGTGTGTTGCCTTTCGGAATCAAAGATTGGGATAAGGACGTCGTAACTCCCGTGCGCAAAGAAATCAAACAGCGTACTGGTAGAGTAGGCCCAGCGACAGTTGATCAGCCCGAGTATAGAGAACAGGCGTTACAAGTTATTGCTTATAGTGCCTCTTTAACCGACCAACAGAAGGTCATTGCCGAATTCTGGGCTGACGGTCCTAGCTCGGAATTGCCGCCCGGTCATTGGAATTTATTCGCTCAAACGGTTTCTCATCGCGATAACCACAACCTTGATCAAGATATTAAGCAGTTCTTTGCGGTGTCAAATACGGTATTCGATACTTCAATCGCGATTTGGGGAGCAAAGGTCAAATTCGATTCCGTTAGACCTGTGACTGCAATTCATTACCTATTCGGTGGACATACGATTAACGCCTGGGCGGGGCCTTATCAAGGAACACAAAGTATTGATGGTCAAAACTGGGAGCCATACCAAGCATCGACCGTTGTCACTCCACCATTTTCCGAATATCCCTCCGGACATAGTGCGTTCTCATCTGCGGCGGCAGAGGCTTTGAAACGGTTTACCGGCAGTGACGTGTTTGGCGATACTTATACCCAGTCTGCCGGAGTGTCCAGGGTTGAATCCGGCCAAGTGCCAGCAGCAGACATCTCATTGAGTTGGGCGACCTTCAGTGATGCGGCGGACGAGGCGGCCATTTCTCGTCGTTATGGCGGCATTCACTTTGTCGATGGCGATGTAGATTCTCGTCAAATGGGTCGAAGAGTTGCGAAACTGGATTGGCCGGTAATTCAATACTATTTTGGTAATTCAAATAGCAAAGAATGGCACGAGGACGAACACGATCATGATGATTAA
- the nrtS gene encoding nitrate/nitrite transporter NrtS, which produces MVKWRGCKDAVGSCFAKLLDLHRTAIRLGIYRRSGKIAFVVGTLLNLINQPQAVLGLLFLDYPAMQGLDVIRALLTYSVPFLVATYGALTALTLHQRTDS; this is translated from the coding sequence ATGGTTAAGTGGAGGGGTTGCAAAGACGCAGTAGGAAGTTGCTTTGCAAAATTACTTGATCTGCATCGCACGGCCATCAGACTTGGCATATACCGCCGCTCCGGCAAGATCGCCTTTGTCGTCGGCACTCTGTTGAATCTGATCAATCAACCACAAGCCGTGCTCGGCTTACTGTTTTTGGATTACCCGGCAATGCAAGGACTCGATGTGATCAGGGCGTTATTAACCTATAGCGTGCCTTTTCTGGTGGCTACTTATGGCGCTTTAACCGCGCTTACTCTTCATCAGCGGACAGACTCGTAG
- a CDS encoding TIGR04282 family arsenosugar biosynthesis glycosyltransferase, with amino-acid sequence MVYQFPDSVLQIFCKAPIPGQVKTRLQPALNAEQAANAHRQLAKMTLDRAVQQPLCPVELYCAPDANHDFFQDCARVYPITLQEQYGIDLGTRMHLALDSGFCRYRYALLMGCDCPSLSFNDIHQAFMKLHEGHDVVVAPAEDGGYVMIGLNSVQPTLFSNMVWSNSQVMANTRRRAKKSGLSMYELAMQWDVDTYQDWQRYLEVIQLKQQSKKTGQSSFNH; translated from the coding sequence ATGGTTTATCAGTTTCCCGACAGCGTACTGCAGATTTTTTGCAAGGCACCGATTCCGGGCCAGGTTAAAACCCGGCTACAACCAGCATTAAATGCCGAGCAGGCTGCCAATGCACATCGGCAGCTGGCTAAAATGACATTGGATAGAGCTGTTCAACAACCGTTGTGTCCGGTTGAGCTTTACTGTGCTCCCGACGCTAACCATGATTTTTTTCAGGACTGCGCGCGCGTTTACCCAATCACACTTCAAGAACAGTACGGAATCGATTTAGGAACTCGTATGCACCTCGCACTTGATTCCGGTTTCTGCCGATATCGATATGCCTTACTGATGGGCTGCGATTGTCCAAGTCTTTCCTTTAACGATATCCATCAAGCTTTTATGAAGTTGCACGAAGGTCACGATGTTGTTGTCGCTCCGGCGGAAGATGGTGGTTATGTGATGATCGGTCTAAATTCTGTTCAGCCAACCTTATTCAGCAATATGGTCTGGAGCAATTCCCAGGTTATGGCGAACACCCGGCGCAGAGCCAAGAAGAGTGGACTGAGCATGTATGAGTTGGCTATGCAATGGGACGTCGATACTTACCAAGATTGGCAACGTTATCTTGAAGTTATTCAACTGAAGCAGCAATCCAAAAAAACGGGCCAAAGCAGTTTTAACCACTAA
- a CDS encoding FAD-dependent oxidoreductase, which yields MKTSRLFLLLGVAALIATFFALDLQYYLTLENLKAQQIGITYYRLAHPMLASALYAALYIAVTALSLPGATILTLAGGAVFGLVWGTLIVSFASTIGATLAFLAARFLLRDWVISRFSNRLQVIDEGVSRDGAFYLFTLRLVPLFPFFMINLAMGLTPIKTRTFYWISQVGMLAGTVVYVNAGTQLAKIDSLSAILSPALLGSFALLGLFPLVTKKMLEFFKQRKIYANWPKPNHFDNNLIVIGAGAGGLVSAYIAAAVKAKVTLIEKHKMGGDCLNTGCVPSKALIRSAKLLSHIKRAGEFGIAKAEAEFDFAALMERVQQVIKTVAPHDSTERYTELGVEIIEGSAKIVSPWAVEVTTVDGVKTITSRAIVIAAGARPLVPAIPGLANIDYLTSDNIWNLSYLPKRLLVLGGGPIGCELTQTFARLGSQVTHVEMAPRLMLREDSEVSYIVQASFEAEGVDVKVNHTAKEFIVEDGEHIMLAEHDGQIVKIAFDKVLIAIGRAANVQGYGVEELGIALSPRNTLEINPFQQTNYPSIFAVGDVAGPYQFTHTAAHQAWYAAVNALFGQFKKFRTDYSVIPWSTFTDPEVARVGLNEQDAQAQNVAYEVSTYGLDDLDRAIADGEAHGFVKVLTVPGKDKILGVTIVGEHAGDLLAEFVLAMKHGIGLNKILGTIHIYPTLAEANKYVAGVWKRNHAPKVLLAWLGRYHTWRRKV from the coding sequence ATGAAAACCTCCAGACTTTTTTTATTGCTGGGTGTTGCCGCATTGATAGCGACTTTTTTTGCCCTGGATTTACAGTACTATCTGACGCTGGAAAATTTAAAAGCCCAACAGATCGGCATCACTTATTACCGTCTGGCTCACCCAATGCTAGCGTCGGCACTGTATGCCGCGCTTTATATCGCGGTCACTGCGCTGTCATTACCGGGGGCGACGATATTGACCCTGGCCGGCGGCGCGGTGTTCGGTTTGGTATGGGGTACGCTGATTGTCTCGTTTGCTTCTACCATCGGCGCAACTCTGGCATTTCTGGCAGCGCGATTTTTGTTGCGCGACTGGGTCATATCGCGATTTAGCAACCGATTACAAGTCATTGATGAGGGCGTGAGCCGCGACGGCGCCTTTTATTTGTTTACCTTGCGATTGGTGCCGTTGTTTCCGTTTTTCATGATCAATCTGGCAATGGGTTTGACGCCGATCAAGACCAGGACGTTTTACTGGATCAGTCAGGTCGGCATGCTGGCAGGCACCGTGGTTTATGTTAATGCCGGCACCCAGTTGGCGAAAATCGATTCGCTCTCTGCTATTCTGTCTCCAGCTTTGCTCGGTTCGTTTGCCTTGCTCGGTCTGTTTCCTTTGGTGACCAAGAAAATGCTCGAATTTTTCAAACAACGCAAAATTTATGCGAACTGGCCTAAACCGAACCACTTCGACAACAATCTGATTGTCATCGGTGCCGGAGCTGGCGGTTTGGTGTCGGCCTATATCGCTGCTGCTGTGAAAGCCAAAGTGACGTTGATCGAAAAACACAAAATGGGAGGCGATTGCCTTAACACCGGTTGCGTCCCATCCAAGGCGCTGATCCGTTCGGCCAAGTTGCTGTCTCATATCAAACGTGCTGGAGAGTTTGGTATCGCCAAAGCCGAGGCTGAATTTGATTTCGCCGCCTTGATGGAACGGGTGCAACAGGTGATCAAAACCGTAGCGCCGCACGACTCCACCGAACGCTATACCGAGCTGGGCGTGGAAATTATTGAAGGCTCGGCCAAAATCGTTTCGCCCTGGGCGGTGGAAGTCACGACAGTCGACGGCGTTAAAACCATCACCAGCCGCGCTATAGTCATCGCCGCCGGCGCCCGGCCCTTAGTTCCGGCGATTCCCGGACTGGCAAACATCGATTATCTGACTTCTGATAACATCTGGAATTTAAGCTACTTACCCAAGCGCTTGCTGGTGCTGGGCGGCGGTCCGATAGGCTGCGAGTTGACGCAAACCTTCGCCCGCTTGGGCAGTCAAGTCACGCATGTGGAAATGGCCCCGCGCCTTATGCTGCGGGAAGACTCGGAAGTGTCGTACATTGTCCAGGCCAGCTTCGAAGCAGAAGGCGTCGACGTCAAAGTCAATCACACAGCCAAGGAATTCATCGTCGAAGACGGCGAACACATTATGTTGGCCGAGCATGATGGGCAAATCGTCAAAATCGCCTTCGACAAAGTGTTGATCGCCATCGGTCGTGCCGCCAATGTGCAAGGTTACGGCGTCGAAGAACTGGGTATTGCCTTGTCGCCGCGCAACACCCTGGAAATCAACCCGTTCCAACAAACCAATTACCCGAGTATTTTCGCCGTCGGCGACGTGGCGGGGCCGTATCAATTTACCCACACCGCCGCACATCAGGCTTGGTATGCGGCGGTCAACGCCTTGTTCGGTCAATTCAAGAAATTCCGTACCGATTATTCGGTGATTCCCTGGTCAACCTTTACCGATCCTGAAGTAGCCCGAGTTGGCTTGAATGAACAGGACGCGCAAGCGCAAAATGTCGCTTATGAAGTCTCAACCTACGGCCTCGACGACCTGGATCGGGCGATTGCCGACGGGGAGGCGCACGGCTTTGTCAAAGTGCTGACTGTGCCCGGCAAGGATAAGATTCTCGGCGTGACCATCGTCGGTGAGCATGCCGGGGATTTGCTGGCCGAGTTCGTGCTGGCAATGAAACACGGTATTGGTTTGAATAAAATCCTCGGCACCATTCATATCTATCCGACCCTGGCCGAAGCCAATAAATACGTAGCGGGGGTCTGGAAGCGCAATCATGCGCCCAAGGTTTTACTGGCATGGCTGGGCCGTTATCATACTTGGCGGCGTAAGGTTTGA
- a CDS encoding TIGR04283 family arsenosugar biosynthesis glycosyltransferase, with protein MTYQMSIVIPVLNEAGQLPAKLHALQGLRDRCQLLLVDGGSHDDSPEMAKPLVDKVILSSRGRATQMNAGALQADAEILLFLHADTRLPENGIDLISQAIAEGFHWGRFDVAFDTPNPIFKLIAFMMNQRSRLTGIATGDQALFMTLPAFAAVGGFPQIALMEDIAVSEKLKKLGKPCCLKAKVLTSARRWQQYGLFKTILLMWWLRLAYFFGADPEDLAMRYYRRR; from the coding sequence ATGACTTACCAAATGAGTATCGTCATCCCAGTTCTCAATGAGGCCGGACAACTCCCTGCTAAATTACATGCCTTGCAAGGTCTACGTGATCGTTGCCAACTGCTTCTGGTTGATGGCGGCAGTCACGACGATAGCCCGGAAATGGCCAAGCCATTGGTCGATAAGGTCATACTTAGTTCTCGCGGTCGGGCTACACAAATGAATGCAGGTGCTTTGCAAGCTGATGCTGAGATTCTGCTGTTTTTACATGCCGATACTCGATTGCCGGAAAACGGGATTGATTTGATTAGCCAAGCCATAGCTGAAGGTTTCCACTGGGGACGTTTCGATGTGGCATTCGACACCCCTAACCCCATCTTCAAACTAATCGCCTTCATGATGAATCAGCGCTCGCGGCTGACCGGCATTGCAACCGGTGACCAAGCTTTGTTTATGACCCTACCAGCATTTGCAGCTGTGGGAGGATTTCCGCAGATTGCGTTGATGGAAGATATTGCTGTCAGTGAGAAACTGAAAAAACTCGGTAAACCCTGTTGTTTGAAGGCCAAAGTGCTGACTTCGGCACGGCGCTGGCAACAGTACGGACTATTCAAAACCATCCTGCTAATGTGGTGGCTGCGTTTAGCGTATTTTTTCGGTGCCGATCCCGAAGATCTGGCCATGCGTTATTACAGGAGGCGGTGA
- a CDS encoding sterol desaturase family protein, whose translation MEAMLSFGVFIGILLAMLSWELLSPTRRLSMSRRQRWTINLGLAALNAGVMRISIGAAAWLAANWARDQQLGLFNNLPVPDWLNISLTLLFLDLAIYAQHVAAHRWQWFWRLHQVHHSDLDFDTTTAVRFHPLEIMLSMAYKVLLVMALGADPLAVIAFEIILNSCALFNHGNLSLPPLFERMLRYLLVTPDMHRIHHSTRQQETDSNFGFSLSCWDRLFKTYCHRSQQPQSEMTIGLNGFRDRQALGFFQLLAMPFRPLYKR comes from the coding sequence ATGGAAGCTATGCTTAGCTTTGGCGTGTTTATCGGCATTTTGTTGGCGATGTTGAGTTGGGAATTGCTAAGTCCAACGCGACGTTTGAGTATGTCTCGCCGTCAACGTTGGACCATAAATCTCGGTTTGGCGGCGTTGAATGCCGGTGTGATGCGCATCAGCATCGGTGCGGCAGCCTGGCTGGCGGCGAACTGGGCCCGCGACCAACAGCTTGGCCTGTTTAACAACTTACCCGTACCTGATTGGCTAAACATTTCGCTAACCCTGCTTTTCCTGGATTTGGCGATTTACGCGCAACATGTCGCGGCCCATCGTTGGCAATGGTTCTGGCGTCTGCATCAAGTCCATCACAGCGACCTTGATTTCGACACCACCACCGCCGTGCGCTTTCATCCCTTAGAGATCATGCTGTCCATGGCTTACAAAGTATTGCTGGTGATGGCACTCGGTGCCGATCCTCTGGCCGTCATCGCATTCGAAATCATCCTGAATAGCTGCGCATTGTTCAATCACGGTAATCTCAGCCTGCCGCCGCTTTTCGAGCGGATGCTGCGTTATCTATTGGTCACGCCTGACATGCACCGGATTCATCATTCCACCCGGCAACAGGAAACCGACAGCAATTTTGGCTTTTCCTTGTCTTGCTGGGACCGCCTGTTCAAGACCTACTGTCATCGATCACAGCAACCGCAATCCGAGATGACTATTGGTTTGAACGGATTTCGCGACCGACAAGCACTGGGTTTCTTCCAGTTATTAGCCATGCCGTTTCGACCTCTGTACAAACGCTGA